ATACCGGTCAAATGACAGATTCATGGGGGCGCATGCATTTTTGATATGGGCATCCGGCAATGCCTGTACCATTGCCGGCATGAACTTCAAGCAGATCGAGACCTTCCGCACCGTCATGCTGACCGGCTCCATGACCGTCGCGGCGAAGCAGCTGCATACGTCCCAGCCAAACGTCAGCCGCGTCATCGGCAAGCTCGAAGCGGAGCTTGGCTTCGAGCTGTTCGACCGGCTGCCGGGGCGCGTGGTGGCGACCAAGGGCGCCGAGGCGCTGTTCAGGGAAGTGGAGCGTGCCTTCGTCGGACTTGACAGCCTGAGCGACTCGGCGCGCGCCATCCGCGACGCCGGCATCGGCACGCTGCGCGTGGCGGCTGCCGCGTCGATATCGCTGAGCGTGCTGCCGCTGGCAGTCCGGCGCTTCAGCGAAAAATACCCGCAGGTACGCATCGTCTGCGACACCAGCGAGTCCTATGTGATCGCCAACTGGATCGCCACGCAGCACTGCGACATCGGCTTCGTCTCCAACATCGCCGACAAGCCAGGCGTCGTGGCGTCGGTCATACACACCGAAAGCGCCGTGTGCGTCGTGCCGGCGCGTCACCGGCTGGCGAAGAAGAAGCGGCTCGTCCCGGAGGACCTGGCCGGAGAGCGCTTTATTTCCCTGCCCGGCGGAAACACCTCGAGGCGTGCGATCGATGCCGTGTTCCGCGACGGGGACCGCATCATGGCGCTCGAAACGCCCTTCGCCGCGACGATCTGCAGGATGGTCAGCGAAGGCCTCGGCGTCAGCCTGGTGAACCCCATCGTCAGCCGGACGATGAGATTCCCAGGCGTGGTGGCCATCCCGTTCAAGCCCGACATCCCGTTCCGCAGCTACATGCTGCGCGCGCAGCTGGCGCCGCGCGACACGCACGTCAACCATTTCGCTGCCTGCATGCGAGCGGCCTTCGACGCGGTGTAACGCAGGGGCGAGGCCTACTGTCCGCCGACCGTCGCCTCGACCCGATACACCGCCCCGCTGGTCGCCGAAGCGCCTGCGTCCGCCAGCACATAGAGCGCCTGCGCGGCATCCACGCCAAAGGAATACACGCTGCCGGGGATCGTGACGTTCCAGTCGACCTGCTC
This genomic interval from Cupriavidus oxalaticus contains the following:
- a CDS encoding LysR substrate-binding domain-containing protein, yielding MNFKQIETFRTVMLTGSMTVAAKQLHTSQPNVSRVIGKLEAELGFELFDRLPGRVVATKGAEALFREVERAFVGLDSLSDSARAIRDAGIGTLRVAAAASISLSVLPLAVRRFSEKYPQVRIVCDTSESYVIANWIATQHCDIGFVSNIADKPGVVASVIHTESAVCVVPARHRLAKKKRLVPEDLAGERFISLPGGNTSRRAIDAVFRDGDRIMALETPFAATICRMVSEGLGVSLVNPIVSRTMRFPGVVAIPFKPDIPFRSYMLRAQLAPRDTHVNHFAACMRAAFDAV